In Mangrovivirga cuniculi, the following proteins share a genomic window:
- a CDS encoding RimK family protein, with protein MMLVYIVVEKKVELSAFSDIQNTETITAKEYIENEFFQQKKLSVINLCDSYGYQSTGYYVSLLAEARKHKVIPTVTAMQDIKTSTLIKTDLGDWDDLIQKSFQETDQEKIEFNVYFGTCKELSFLKLALTLLNISQLPLLKAVFVRKAGKWYPGTIRQLSIKDLTPEEFVDFKSSLASFLKGKKLTLNYERKKYSMGILVNHEDQTPPSNAKALNKFVKEADKAGYSVEFITKNDFARLLSFDAVFVRETTNVNHHTYRFAKKAESEGIVVIDDSQSILRCTNKVFLHELLSSNGIPVPKAVVVHKSQNKSFKLPFEYPAVIKQPDGSFSKGVLKVNNHEELKRSLKEMFQKSDLLIIQEFMPTDFDWRVGVLNGNPLYVCKYYMARNHWQIYNWDKKKGQSGKSETLNIEEVPKKLLNIAVKASKLIGNGLYGVDVKQKDGKYFVIEINDNPSIDAGVEDKASKNFIYKSIVQEFTARIKNIK; from the coding sequence ATGATGTTAGTATATATCGTGGTTGAGAAAAAAGTAGAGCTTTCTGCTTTTTCAGATATACAAAATACAGAAACTATTACCGCTAAGGAATATATTGAAAATGAATTTTTTCAGCAGAAAAAACTATCTGTGATCAATTTATGTGATAGTTATGGTTATCAGAGCACTGGTTACTATGTTTCTCTTTTAGCTGAGGCAAGAAAACATAAAGTGATTCCTACAGTAACAGCTATGCAGGACATCAAAACATCGACTTTAATCAAAACCGATCTTGGTGACTGGGATGATCTGATTCAGAAATCTTTCCAGGAAACAGATCAGGAAAAAATTGAATTCAATGTTTACTTTGGTACTTGTAAAGAACTTAGTTTTCTAAAGCTTGCTTTGACATTATTGAATATTTCTCAGCTTCCTTTGTTAAAAGCAGTGTTTGTGAGAAAGGCAGGGAAATGGTATCCGGGTACTATCAGGCAGCTTTCCATCAAAGATTTAACGCCTGAAGAGTTTGTTGATTTCAAATCCAGTCTAGCCTCTTTTCTAAAAGGTAAAAAACTGACCTTGAATTATGAGCGTAAAAAATATTCGATGGGTATCCTGGTAAATCATGAAGACCAGACACCACCAAGTAATGCCAAAGCCCTGAACAAATTTGTAAAGGAGGCAGACAAGGCCGGTTATTCGGTTGAGTTTATTACAAAAAATGATTTTGCACGCTTATTAAGCTTTGATGCGGTATTTGTAAGGGAAACTACAAACGTAAATCACCATACTTACAGATTTGCTAAAAAAGCAGAAAGTGAAGGAATTGTAGTTATAGACGATTCTCAAAGTATTTTGCGATGTACGAATAAGGTTTTTTTACACGAATTACTCAGTAGTAATGGAATCCCTGTTCCTAAAGCCGTCGTTGTGCATAAGTCTCAGAACAAATCATTTAAACTTCCATTTGAATATCCTGCAGTTATTAAGCAACCTGACGGGTCTTTTTCAAAAGGCGTTTTAAAGGTAAATAATCACGAAGAGCTAAAGAGATCTTTAAAGGAAATGTTTCAGAAGTCCGATTTGCTAATTATTCAGGAATTTATGCCTACTGATTTTGACTGGCGGGTTGGAGTACTTAATGGTAATCCACTTTATGTCTGTAAGTATTATATGGCCAGAAATCATTGGCAGATTTATAACTGGGACAAGAAAAAAGGGCAATCCGGGAAAAGTGAAACATTAAATATTGAAGAAGTGCCTAAAAAACTTTTAAACATTGCTGTAAAAGCCAGTAAATTAATTGGAAATGGTCTTTATGGGGTTGATGTAAAACAAAAAGACGGAAAGTATTTTGTTATTGAAATAAACGATAATCCGAGCATCGATGCGGGCGTGGAAGATAAAGCATCTAAAAATTTTATTTATAAAAGTATTGTACAGGAATTTACTGCACGAATTAAGAATATCAAATGA
- a CDS encoding peptidase-C39 like family protein, with the protein MLDGGGTLGVMLGNHALKNDFSVYLYTYNLNVFDPSWFSEPEVDLISKLSEQLTAKNDSRVRHASHYYIEFLNSGGEIIYTQLSQGLFRHYLKQEIPLLAGLSATFLYGSMREIPDSNQYDDILGYPSGHFIVVSGLDVQNEKVTICDPLKMNPLADKMIYHVDLSHLINSILLGVITYDANILVLIPKSRHDVSIYRG; encoded by the coding sequence ATGCTTGATGGTGGAGGTACATTAGGAGTAATGCTCGGCAATCATGCTTTAAAGAATGATTTTTCAGTATACCTGTACACCTACAATTTGAATGTTTTTGATCCATCATGGTTTTCAGAACCAGAAGTTGACCTAATATCCAAACTTTCAGAACAACTAACTGCAAAAAATGATAGCAGGGTAAGGCATGCATCTCATTATTATATTGAATTTTTAAATAGTGGAGGAGAAATCATTTATACTCAACTTTCTCAAGGTCTTTTCAGGCATTATTTAAAGCAGGAGATCCCCTTGCTTGCTGGGTTAAGCGCTACTTTTCTCTATGGATCAATGAGGGAAATACCTGATTCCAATCAATATGATGACATTCTGGGTTACCCCTCAGGTCATTTTATAGTGGTTTCCGGTTTGGATGTGCAAAATGAAAAAGTGACAATTTGCGATCCCCTAAAAATGAATCCTTTGGCAGATAAAATGATTTATCATGTTGATTTAAGTCATTTAATAAACTCCATTCTTCTGGGTGTGATCACCTATGATGCAAATATTTTAGTTTTAATCCCCAAATCCAGACATGATGTTAGTATATATCGTGGTTGA
- a CDS encoding M57 family metalloprotease, whose translation MCAILCAFLIVSCQSESEQVGPENEVSEEALATLEAAGFDVVKFPVFNTDIGYVVENDILISHEQMKNLKEGSQIPAVEHYSTDNLVTGTPRTINIYVSTRFRSQYFQATDVAIARYNAEGLNLVFNRVSSSSNADIVIQPSPWYYGWFGILGSAGFPTASGDPHNQILLTRSYYDNVSDIGALTTTIAHEMGHCIGFRHTDYMDRSYSCGGSTNDEGDGGVGANYIPGTPAGPEADSWMLACSDGTDRPFTSGDQTALDYLY comes from the coding sequence TTGTGCGCTATCTTGTGCGCCTTTTTAATTGTATCCTGCCAAAGCGAATCCGAACAAGTAGGTCCGGAAAATGAAGTTTCTGAAGAAGCTCTCGCTACTTTAGAAGCCGCCGGTTTTGATGTTGTTAAATTTCCTGTATTCAATACGGATATAGGATATGTCGTTGAGAATGACATCTTGATTTCTCACGAGCAAATGAAAAACCTAAAGGAAGGCTCGCAAATTCCTGCTGTTGAACATTATTCGACAGATAACCTGGTTACCGGAACACCCCGGACAATTAATATCTACGTGAGCACGCGATTCAGATCTCAGTATTTCCAGGCTACAGATGTTGCTATAGCCCGATATAATGCTGAAGGGTTAAATCTTGTATTTAACAGGGTGTCAAGTTCATCAAATGCTGATATCGTTATCCAGCCTTCTCCATGGTATTATGGATGGTTTGGAATCCTGGGTTCAGCCGGGTTCCCTACTGCTTCAGGTGATCCTCATAATCAAATTTTATTAACCAGATCATATTATGATAATGTTTCTGATATCGGTGCTTTAACCACGACAATTGCTCATGAAATGGGGCATTGCATAGGCTTCAGGCATACTGATTATATGGATCGCAGCTATAGTTGTGGAGGTTCAACCAATGATGAAGGTGATGGTGGTGTAGGAGCTAATTACATCCCAGGTACTCCTGCAGGCCCTGAGGCTGACTCATGGATGCTTGCATGTTCGGATGGTACTGACAGACCATTTACCTCTGGCGATCAAACAGCTTTAGATTATCTCTACTAG
- a CDS encoding RNA polymerase sigma factor translates to MNVELKSIEELAILYKHYGHPSIMTELLKKSREVIKDKVSKYSKDESITDDLTQEILIKTFIHFDTFKGNSKYQTWIYSIVHNTCLSHLKEKNKKVIVKISPGLIDSLHDEIDEEIEGNLSGLKEAQFEEIIKELLTQLNEKEKLYFS, encoded by the coding sequence ATGAATGTAGAATTAAAATCAATAGAAGAACTAGCCATTTTATACAAACATTACGGGCACCCCTCCATAATGACAGAATTGCTAAAAAAATCGAGGGAGGTTATTAAAGATAAAGTAAGCAAGTACAGCAAGGATGAATCTATTACAGACGACCTGACCCAGGAAATACTAATCAAAACTTTCATTCACTTTGATACTTTCAAAGGAAATTCAAAATATCAGACCTGGATATATAGCATAGTCCACAATACTTGCCTTTCTCATTTAAAAGAAAAAAACAAGAAAGTTATTGTGAAAATAAGTCCTGGATTGATCGATTCCCTCCACGATGAAATTGATGAGGAAATAGAAGGTAATCTATCCGGATTGAAAGAAGCTCAATTTGAAGAAATCATAAAAGAATTGCTCACTCAACTCAATGAAAAAGAAAAGCTTTATTTCTCCTGA
- a CDS encoding RMD1 family protein has product MEIYNQLSERKEVKYFAVQLGNNIDIVALRKETRFRVISFSASDIMFEVEHGGYIHLFKQGSVVFVNCKQHEQERFIEIVKPYISEPQIQHFVDDFVIEIEPEKPSRFQFDYFSLPVVNTDVHKVVALNLVQSTALDYYSEVVSNLLAQLNEFSIQLAQKGKLKSGRKSMLKFIGKSLISKNAIAQQIYFFDTPDIAWDDQYLDRLNRELNNNFELKQRYRVLETKFKILEENLSVYMDIYNQKESAILEWIIIILILIEVIDTFLGKLI; this is encoded by the coding sequence ATGGAAATTTATAACCAGTTAAGTGAACGGAAAGAAGTTAAGTATTTTGCCGTTCAGTTGGGCAATAACATTGATATTGTCGCGCTACGAAAAGAAACTCGTTTCAGGGTCATCAGTTTTTCTGCTTCGGACATTATGTTTGAAGTAGAACACGGAGGATACATTCACCTCTTTAAGCAGGGGTCGGTCGTTTTTGTCAATTGCAAACAGCATGAACAGGAACGCTTTATCGAAATAGTCAAGCCTTATATTTCTGAACCTCAAATTCAGCACTTTGTTGATGATTTTGTGATCGAGATAGAACCCGAAAAACCTTCGCGATTTCAGTTTGATTATTTTTCTCTTCCTGTAGTCAATACGGACGTTCATAAAGTGGTAGCTTTAAACCTGGTCCAAAGTACAGCACTGGATTATTATTCGGAAGTTGTATCAAACTTACTTGCTCAATTAAATGAATTTTCAATTCAGTTGGCTCAAAAAGGTAAATTAAAGTCTGGACGTAAAAGCATGCTAAAATTTATTGGCAAATCTCTCATTTCAAAAAATGCAATAGCACAACAAATCTATTTTTTCGATACTCCTGATATTGCCTGGGATGACCAGTATCTGGATAGATTGAACAGAGAATTAAATAACAATTTTGAGTTAAAGCAGCGATACCGGGTGTTAGAAACGAAGTTTAAAATTCTCGAAGAAAATCTTTCTGTTTATATGGATATTTATAACCAAAAGGAGAGTGCTATTCTTGAATGGATTATTATTATTCTAATTTTAATTGAAGTTATTGATACATTCCTGGGGAAACTGATTTAG
- a CDS encoding ATP-dependent DNA ligase — MKHFISLFKKIDSTTKTSLKQAALVQYLCESDGRDSIWAVALLTGKRPKRTVNATQIRTWAAEESGIPLWLFEDTYHIVGDLAETVSLVLPPVLNEDLKPLREYMELLNGLKDKEESEKKALVLSIWRSLDVTGRFIFNKLMTGGFRIGVSAKIMMKALAEYAELPEDVVALRLAGKWSPKDLTLDDLLREPDKEERLSRPYPFYLAYALEDEPHDLGHPTEWIAERKWDGIRGQIILRDGQLFVWSRGEELITDKYPEFEILKDLLTHDIVFDGEILAFKDGEPLPFHMLQQRIGRKNVTASLMKKVPVAFYAYDILEYKGEDFREVPFGKRRELLEKVLQEIDSDIINLSPVVSFTNWEELEPQRENALEHKSEGLMLKHKDSVYQVGRKKGGWWKWKMDPLTVDAVLIYAMRGHGRRANLYTDYTFAVWDGDGKLVPFTKAYSGLTDAEFGQVDRFVKQNTIERFGPVRSVTPELVFEIAFEGIAPSKRHKSGVAVRFPRMHRWRKDKPVEEANTLDDLHQLLKMVT; from the coding sequence ATGAAGCATTTCATTTCTTTATTTAAAAAAATAGATAGCACTACAAAAACATCCTTAAAACAGGCTGCATTGGTGCAATACCTCTGTGAATCAGATGGCCGGGATAGCATCTGGGCTGTTGCCTTACTTACAGGTAAGCGACCCAAAAGAACAGTAAATGCTACCCAAATCAGAACCTGGGCCGCTGAAGAGTCAGGCATACCTCTATGGTTATTTGAGGATACTTATCACATTGTTGGTGATTTGGCTGAAACGGTCAGTCTTGTTCTGCCTCCTGTTTTAAATGAAGATCTCAAACCATTGAGAGAATATATGGAACTTCTCAACGGATTGAAAGATAAAGAAGAGAGTGAAAAAAAGGCACTTGTTTTATCGATCTGGAGATCTCTGGATGTCACCGGCCGATTTATTTTTAACAAACTAATGACCGGGGGTTTTCGGATAGGGGTGTCTGCAAAGATTATGATGAAGGCCCTTGCAGAATATGCCGAATTACCTGAAGATGTTGTAGCACTACGACTTGCAGGTAAGTGGTCTCCAAAAGACCTTACACTTGATGATCTGCTAAGAGAACCTGATAAAGAAGAAAGGCTTTCCAGACCCTATCCTTTTTACCTGGCCTATGCACTGGAAGATGAACCCCATGACCTGGGACATCCAACCGAATGGATAGCTGAAAGAAAGTGGGATGGTATCCGTGGTCAGATCATTTTACGGGACGGCCAATTGTTTGTATGGAGTCGAGGAGAAGAACTGATCACCGATAAATATCCTGAATTTGAAATATTGAAGGATTTACTTACTCACGACATCGTTTTTGATGGTGAAATCCTGGCTTTTAAAGATGGCGAACCCTTGCCATTTCACATGCTCCAGCAGCGGATCGGTCGGAAAAACGTCACTGCAAGTCTGATGAAGAAGGTGCCTGTTGCTTTTTACGCCTATGATATCCTGGAATACAAGGGAGAAGATTTTAGGGAAGTTCCATTTGGTAAAAGGCGGGAGCTACTGGAAAAAGTTCTCCAAGAAATTGATTCGGATATTATCAATCTATCTCCTGTGGTATCTTTTACAAATTGGGAAGAGCTGGAGCCGCAAAGGGAAAATGCCCTTGAGCATAAAAGTGAAGGGTTAATGCTGAAGCATAAAGATTCGGTTTACCAGGTGGGTAGAAAAAAAGGGGGCTGGTGGAAATGGAAAATGGATCCATTGACTGTTGACGCAGTCTTGATTTATGCTATGAGAGGTCACGGAAGAAGGGCTAATCTATATACAGACTACACATTTGCAGTATGGGATGGAGATGGGAAGCTTGTTCCATTTACAAAAGCCTATTCAGGTTTAACAGATGCAGAATTCGGACAGGTCGATCGGTTTGTAAAACAGAATACCATCGAACGATTTGGACCCGTTAGATCAGTTACTCCTGAGTTAGTTTTTGAGATTGCTTTTGAAGGTATTGCTCCATCTAAAAGACATAAGTCCGGAGTGGCAGTAAGATTCCCAAGGATGCACAGATGGCGAAAGGATAAACCTGTTGAAGAAGCCAATACGTTGGATGATCTGCATCAATTATTAAAAATGGTTACGTAA
- a CDS encoding ligase-associated DNA damage response exonuclease codes for MRPKNPLLQFTDKGIYCEKGDFFIDPWRPVDKALITHGHADHARWGMKSYLSTPMTEAIMKHRISADINSESVGFNNKKKINGVNVTFFPAGHIPGSAQILVEDKSQRWVVSGDYKVIEDSISEPFELVKCDYFITESTFGLPVYHWRTDEEIFGELNQWIAENTENKINSVILGYSLGKAQRLLQGIDQSFLPTYCHGAVYNMNEVLSEAGMDLNDYKPITRDTPKDELKGKVIIAPPSALGTPWLRKLKPYKTAMASGWMTLRGARRRRNADKGIILSDHVDWPGLNATVKAVEAEHIYVTHGYSDIYVQYLKEQGIDADVVKSEYEGETETE; via the coding sequence ATGCGACCAAAAAACCCGTTATTACAATTTACCGATAAAGGCATTTATTGTGAAAAAGGAGATTTTTTCATCGATCCATGGCGCCCTGTAGATAAAGCCCTGATCACTCATGGACACGCTGATCATGCCAGGTGGGGGATGAAAAGTTATTTGTCAACCCCGATGACTGAAGCAATAATGAAACATCGAATAAGTGCTGATATTAACTCTGAATCGGTTGGGTTTAACAATAAAAAGAAGATAAATGGAGTAAATGTCACCTTTTTTCCGGCAGGCCATATACCCGGTTCAGCACAAATCCTGGTTGAAGATAAATCACAGCGGTGGGTTGTGAGTGGCGACTATAAAGTGATCGAGGATTCTATCAGTGAACCTTTCGAATTAGTTAAATGCGATTACTTCATTACGGAATCAACCTTCGGACTGCCTGTTTATCACTGGCGAACTGATGAAGAGATCTTTGGAGAACTAAATCAATGGATTGCCGAAAATACCGAAAACAAGATTAATTCGGTAATACTCGGTTATAGCCTGGGTAAAGCACAGCGCTTGTTGCAGGGTATTGATCAATCATTTCTTCCGACTTATTGTCATGGGGCTGTATATAATATGAATGAGGTGCTTTCCGAAGCCGGGATGGATCTGAATGACTACAAACCGATTACCAGGGATACTCCAAAAGATGAATTAAAAGGTAAAGTTATTATCGCTCCTCCATCAGCTTTAGGAACTCCATGGCTGCGTAAATTAAAACCATACAAAACTGCAATGGCCAGTGGATGGATGACACTTCGTGGTGCCCGTAGAAGGCGAAATGCCGATAAGGGTATCATTCTTTCTGATCATGTTGACTGGCCAGGGCTAAATGCTACTGTTAAAGCGGTGGAAGCTGAACATATTTATGTTACACACGGGTACTCAGATATCTATGTTCAATATCTGAAAGAGCAGGGTATTGATGCGGATGTTGTAAAATCTGAATACGAAGGAGAAACCGAAACAGAATAA
- a CDS encoding WD40/YVTN/BNR-like repeat-containing protein: MKTKFHYFGFLFLLLGVLSSCKDGLYPRQPNIQNEGRAIAVAVKPNQDAIMVVASETGGLFQTENAGDKWEHVGETFNFRYRDLLFYPPNPEIIVAAARQDTRVISGGGIYRSTDDGETWSKATMNTPSSNCLNNMSANCLSFDESNNRLWAGTNCGLFYSDDQGVTWEYLSGATGLGSRSVRAIATPSENKMVVLTGNSIRVSTNGGSSWTLKINGLPGNRRAAQHNQIAVSPLDDDHIYFAFNYSKKNSNDKWERFNALYYTQDFGDNWSIVENKKGWNRPPFVVLTNSSLNTGRNKIDLYYSNGGSKFKRREVNHGSIHGFGAWETLTIDHADIAELAISNDGKTPILLLSDGGLHTTNDNGSSWTMNSPGYNALQITEITGQNTEDDGLPDLYFGTQDNHNWASTNYGIKWPNKKCCEGFYLNVPRESLTASNTTHTGVACFGCNNYKSGPGLVSVSSWNNPPRSNGSPALVDPQRYVQIQYNIDSSAWRLARTTNTGANWTSSATVNNKPKSFPLVVGNSSNPIVFLATEQPGTVMGNPKIGIERISGTFGSTFVESQITGFGNVGIFPTMFAWYEVFAVDPDNPSFIIVPDIANDVVVKSDDGGATWTQDNNLTDLVTNFGEFKFHWDKFSQISSFGFDPDCSGHIMVGTQQAGIFETFDNGDTWKKVSGSEKVPYVGSFFFSSLKEVLISSYGRGLWVYRYKCPSKTIIINPNKPILELDKPKLWLWEDIIPLDQMVPPQECEDCAFIIINEGEIVDLNIDPESLQVEEILIDNGSAKQIDLEGKEKEIKIKVNNKGQDKKINCKIEQIAELLSDNHIVKGLYLKNGKFNGLFYMIKISIRQIYLKENP; encoded by the coding sequence ATGAAAACAAAATTCCATTATTTCGGATTTTTATTTCTACTATTAGGTGTTTTATCATCATGTAAAGATGGATTATATCCGAGACAACCAAACATTCAAAATGAAGGCCGAGCAATTGCAGTTGCCGTTAAACCCAATCAAGATGCTATTATGGTAGTGGCCTCAGAAACGGGAGGCTTATTCCAAACAGAAAACGCTGGAGACAAATGGGAACATGTCGGCGAAACTTTCAACTTTAGATATCGCGATCTATTATTTTACCCTCCTAATCCGGAGATAATTGTAGCGGCAGCCAGACAAGATACCCGGGTTATCAGCGGCGGTGGAATTTACAGAAGCACAGATGATGGTGAGACATGGTCAAAAGCTACCATGAACACTCCCTCTTCCAATTGCCTTAACAACATGTCAGCTAATTGCCTTTCATTCGACGAGTCAAATAATAGACTATGGGCAGGAACAAATTGTGGACTTTTTTACAGTGATGATCAAGGAGTAACCTGGGAATATCTTTCGGGCGCAACTGGATTAGGTTCCAGGTCCGTAAGAGCTATTGCTACTCCTTCAGAAAATAAAATGGTGGTATTAACAGGAAACAGCATTAGAGTATCTACAAATGGAGGAAGCAGCTGGACCTTAAAAATTAATGGCCTTCCTGGCAACCGAAGAGCAGCTCAGCATAATCAAATAGCAGTATCGCCTTTGGATGATGACCATATATATTTTGCTTTTAATTACTCGAAAAAAAATTCTAATGATAAATGGGAAAGATTTAACGCTCTATATTATACTCAAGATTTTGGTGATAACTGGAGTATAGTAGAAAATAAAAAAGGATGGAATAGACCACCTTTTGTAGTTTTAACAAATAGCAGTTTAAATACTGGTAGAAACAAAATTGATTTATATTACAGTAATGGAGGAAGTAAATTTAAACGTAGAGAAGTAAATCATGGATCTATTCATGGTTTTGGAGCCTGGGAAACTCTTACTATTGATCATGCTGATATTGCTGAATTAGCTATAAGCAATGATGGAAAAACCCCTATTTTACTTTTGAGTGATGGAGGGTTACATACAACCAATGATAATGGCAGCAGCTGGACAATGAATTCACCAGGGTACAATGCCCTTCAAATAACTGAAATAACAGGCCAGAATACTGAAGACGATGGCTTACCAGATCTATATTTCGGCACCCAGGATAATCATAACTGGGCTTCTACCAATTATGGAATAAAATGGCCTAATAAAAAATGTTGTGAAGGATTTTATCTTAATGTGCCTCGAGAATCGCTAACAGCTTCTAATACAACTCATACCGGAGTTGCATGTTTTGGCTGTAATAACTACAAATCGGGTCCAGGCTTAGTTTCCGTTTCTTCATGGAACAATCCCCCGCGTTCTAATGGTTCTCCTGCATTGGTTGATCCACAACGGTATGTTCAGATTCAATATAACATAGATTCTTCTGCCTGGAGATTAGCCAGAACTACTAACACCGGAGCAAATTGGACCTCTTCGGCAACGGTAAATAATAAGCCTAAGAGTTTCCCCTTAGTTGTAGGGAATTCAAGTAATCCGATAGTTTTTCTTGCAACCGAACAGCCTGGAACAGTAATGGGTAATCCTAAAATTGGTATTGAACGAATTTCAGGTACATTTGGGTCTACTTTCGTAGAATCTCAAATTACTGGATTTGGTAATGTAGGTATTTTCCCGACAATGTTTGCCTGGTATGAGGTATTTGCTGTTGATCCAGACAATCCAAGTTTCATAATTGTTCCGGACATTGCAAATGATGTAGTGGTGAAAAGTGATGATGGAGGTGCGACATGGACTCAAGACAATAATTTAACTGATTTAGTTACAAATTTTGGTGAATTTAAGTTTCATTGGGACAAATTTTCTCAAATCAGCAGTTTTGGTTTTGATCCCGATTGTTCTGGTCACATAATGGTAGGCACTCAACAAGCAGGTATATTTGAAACCTTTGATAACGGAGATACATGGAAAAAAGTGAGCGGATCCGAGAAAGTCCCTTACGTAGGTTCATTTTTCTTTTCATCTCTTAAAGAAGTCTTGATATCATCATATGGTCGTGGTCTATGGGTATATCGATACAAATGTCCCTCAAAAACGATCATCATAAACCCAAACAAACCAATACTCGAACTTGATAAGCCCAAGTTGTGGCTTTGGGAAGATATAATTCCACTTGATCAAATGGTTCCTCCTCAAGAATGTGAAGATTGTGCTTTTATCATTATAAACGAAGGAGAAATAGTTGATCTTAATATAGACCCAGAATCACTTCAGGTAGAAGAAATTTTAATAGATAATGGGTCTGCCAAACAAATTGATTTAGAAGGAAAAGAAAAAGAAATAAAAATAAAGGTTAACAATAAAGGGCAGGACAAGAAAATAAACTGCAAGATTGAACAAATAGCTGAATTACTTTCCGATAATCACATTGTAAAAGGGCTCTATTTAAAAAATGGAAAATTTAATGGGCTATTCTATATGATCAAGATATCAATCCGGCAGATCTACCTCAAAGAAAACCCTTAA
- a CDS encoding M61 family metallopeptidase — MNKLITIGLSCFLCGFNLLAQQSIYNVRFSGVEEKKVFVDAELFLQDSVLIMSPNGPVPERWDDYVENLEAKSKSGDEIKITKREGKWIVQGPLEQHINISYEINVDHEDIEWPGGIDGVAFVKDWGFFLTGRSLFIFPEDNNDELVVKFDVDDPSKIQAPWPSSSKGYLVKDNTELTESLIIYGDHAYKKIEREDLKIRFVLTGEKIQADSLRYSQIADQVMNYYYNLMGGGPTPNGNQSTEVMVVINSASQTDGEVIGSHINMMVNPDAHPQEQMVAWFMFAHEFFHLWNGKTIMVNSTRDDWFKEGITNYYTLKALYQVGFINDQALAGIFNGLFYQRYMKDPGLGEISMRDAAEGFSKDDHWGLIYGGGLFVGIGMDMIIREETNNEKSLDDIMKLLYEKYKLKNEYYTSEEILKLASEMADKDLASFFDVYINGSTVIPIDEFLEKAGYHVVIENDNLIMTPKENLEGLDLAIREGFLGEVE, encoded by the coding sequence ATGAATAAACTTATTACTATAGGTCTTTCCTGTTTTTTATGTGGATTTAATTTACTGGCTCAACAGTCAATTTATAATGTGAGATTTTCCGGAGTAGAGGAGAAGAAAGTGTTTGTAGATGCTGAATTATTTTTGCAAGATAGTGTTTTGATAATGTCTCCAAATGGACCCGTCCCTGAACGATGGGATGATTATGTGGAAAATTTAGAGGCTAAATCAAAATCAGGTGATGAAATAAAAATAACAAAGCGAGAGGGTAAGTGGATTGTACAAGGTCCATTAGAACAGCATATAAATATCTCTTATGAGATTAATGTGGACCATGAAGATATAGAATGGCCCGGTGGGATCGATGGGGTTGCCTTTGTCAAAGATTGGGGATTTTTCCTAACTGGTAGATCCCTTTTTATTTTTCCTGAGGATAATAATGATGAGTTAGTCGTTAAATTTGATGTTGATGACCCTTCAAAGATTCAGGCTCCCTGGCCAAGTAGTTCAAAAGGATATTTAGTTAAGGATAATACTGAACTTACAGAATCACTCATTATTTATGGAGATCACGCATATAAAAAAATTGAGAGGGAAGATCTGAAAATCAGATTTGTTCTGACTGGCGAAAAAATCCAGGCTGATTCGCTCCGATACAGTCAAATTGCTGATCAGGTTATGAATTATTATTACAACTTGATGGGTGGAGGCCCTACCCCTAATGGCAACCAATCAACTGAAGTCATGGTTGTAATAAACTCAGCATCTCAAACAGATGGCGAGGTGATTGGCTCTCATATAAATATGATGGTAAATCCTGATGCTCACCCTCAAGAGCAAATGGTTGCCTGGTTTATGTTTGCTCATGAGTTTTTTCATTTATGGAATGGGAAAACGATAATGGTGAATAGCACCCGGGATGATTGGTTTAAAGAAGGAATAACAAATTATTACACACTCAAGGCATTATATCAGGTAGGTTTTATCAATGATCAAGCCCTTGCTGGTATATTTAACGGGCTATTTTATCAACGATATATGAAAGATCCAGGGCTTGGTGAAATTTCCATGAGGGATGCTGCTGAAGGATTCAGTAAAGATGATCATTGGGGTTTGATTTATGGCGGTGGACTCTTTGTTGGTATAGGAATGGATATGATAATTAGGGAAGAAACAAATAATGAAAAGAGCCTGGATGATATTATGAAGTTGCTTTATGAAAAATATAAACTGAAAAACGAGTATTATACTTCGGAAGAAATACTTAAGCTGGCTAGTGAAATGGCGGATAAGGATCTTGCCTCATTTTTTGATGTGTATATAAATGGTAGTACAGTGATACCAATTGATGAATTTTTAGAAAAAGCTGGATACCATGTGGTAATTGAAAATGATAATTTAATAATGACACCAAAAGAAAATCTGGAAGGTTTAGACCTTGCAATTCGTGAGGGCTTTCTGGGAGAGGTAGAATGA